The Oscillospiraceae bacterium DNA window CTACAAGTGCTGATATTATAAATCCATGAATCATTGGATTTATTCCGGACTTTTTCATATCCTTAAAGCTTGTGTTTAATCCTATTGCCGCAAGTGCAGTAACCATCAAAAATTTACTTATATCTTTAGCAACTGATGAAACATTTGCCGGTA harbors:
- a CDS encoding putative sulfate exporter family transporter, with protein sequence PANVSSVAKDISKFLMVTALAAIGLNTSFKDMKKSGINPMIHGFIISALVVIVAICVEWCMGLV